One window of the Lasioglossum baleicum chromosome 8, iyLasBale1, whole genome shotgun sequence genome contains the following:
- the LOC143211393 gene encoding uncharacterized protein LOC143211393 isoform X2, giving the protein MCAFRLSSTTVRTHLYQGKEWFTHCFAVNVQPYAGLFNSPIKIETTLRERNMYAEMHPLQNFQQKLFQSWDQSTEMFHPLNDVLETSLSVMASSHV; this is encoded by the exons ATGTGTGCGTTCCGTTTGTCTTCCACCACCGTCAGGACCCACCTTTATCAGGGGAAAGAGTGGTTCACGCACTGTTTTGCG GTGAACGTTCAACCCTACGCCGGATTGTTCAACAGTCCAATTAAGATCGAAACTACCCTGCGCGAAAGAAATATGTACGCGGAGATGCACCCTCTTCAGAATTTtcagcagaaattgtttcaatcGTGGGACCAGAGCACAGAAATGTTTCACCCCTTAAATGATGTCTTAGAAACATCATTGTCAGTCATGGCTTCCAGCCATGTCTAA
- the LOC143211393 gene encoding uncharacterized protein LOC143211393 isoform X1: MREPGLAVAAGATSWSGISRWILGFISVINGPSLSVLWNEQAGVLASEPPHRIAFCKRNHTSITFESRAALWLRYVCVPFVFHHRQDPPLSGERVVHALFCGERSTLRRIVQQSN, from the exons ATGAGAGAGCCAGGCCTGGCCGTTGCAGCAGGCGCGACTTCATGGTCAGGTATAAGCCGATGGATTCTGGGATTCATTAGTGTAATTAACGGGCCCTCATTAAGCGTATTATGGAATGAACAGGCCGGCGTCCTTGCTAGCGAGCCTCCGCATCGGATAGCTTTCTGCAAACGGAACCACACGTCAATTACATTCGAGTCGCGTGCTGCGCTCTGGCTCCGCTATGTGTGCGTTCCGTTTGTCTTCCACCACCGTCAGGACCCACCTTTATCAGGGGAAAGAGTGGTTCACGCACTGTTTTGCG GTGAACGTTCAACCCTACGCCGGATTGTTCAACAGTCCAATTAA